A stretch of the Ascaphus truei isolate aAscTru1 chromosome 4, aAscTru1.hap1, whole genome shotgun sequence genome encodes the following:
- the LOC142493813 gene encoding uncharacterized protein LOC142493813, which yields MFSQFLKKDLPSGARDSVTLVTEREGKKYTKKCKLLFKLLDLPPTGRLQPKLLRTNMQMCKGKLKDEGLWENAEKFLSVAIDLQKEGYEEVECGERNKKCYCYVKPENVTPGSVVAEKDQMLQGDPPPYPQTTGRPSPSAPVPAPYWVCSGCQCQNPKTWENCYYCGAARPSMSPDIKTGEALVCPLVTPTGQYYNPKAKPADPVKMYPSIPQDCLVQMDNGAPAEEDATSAGTPAYQAPPYSDSFVTYDEPESLFERIFSGPTRQIIVKVMQADITSLSVGAIVNPANGRLQHNGGLAKLICEKGGEAIQRDSNIYIQKHGEVSVGGIAATGPGDLPCNLIIHAAGPVYRDYAPERAKQLLQAVVRTSLIYASSLNSAAMPRRTIAFPPISGGLFGYPIKECVKHIVQAVLSTIRGSPLNLESILLVANDSVRPLLFQAACATSDTVRSFPIVKAEHGNAPPVPQPWSEDVPEGAVRYIKFTPQQSSTLLQQLPDPEDKPMPFYRMLRQIQQNYSATWADLKSLTMLKAGDSFWPLVEKSLNDARIVDVTDYKSGEDFLEQIQLWAQDRLTEQTQSLKDVTQEATESVENVILDYSKCLEIWDSPPAINYKPIC from the coding sequence atgttctcgcagtttttaaagaaggatttgccttctggtgcccgggattccgtaactcttgtgacagaacgggagggaaagaagtataccaagaaatgtaaattgttgttCAAACTGTTAGATTTACCCCCTACGGGAAGATTGCAACCGAAGTTGTTAAGAACGAATATGCAAATGTGTAAGGGGAAACTGAAAGATGAAGGCCTGTGGGAAAATGCAGAGAAATTTCTGAGTGTTGCTATAGATCTTCAGAAAGAAGGTTATGAAGAagtagagtgtggagagagaaatAAGAAATGTTATTGTTATGTGAAACCAGAAAATGTGACCCCTGGTTCAGTAGTGGCAGAAAAAGACCAAATGTTACAGGGAGATCCACCCCCATACCCGCAGACGACCGGTAGACCCTCTCCCTCAGCCCCTGTACCGGCCCCTTATTGGGTATGTTCTGGTTGCCAGTGTCAAAATCCCAAAACATGGGAAAATTGTTATTATTGTGGGGCCGCCCGACCGTCCATGTCCCCCGATATTAAAACTGGTGAGGCTCTTGTGTGCCCCTTAGTCACGCCCACTGGCCAGTATTATAATCCCAAAGCCAAACCAGCCGACCCTGTTAAAATGTATCCCAGTATACCGCAAGATTGTCTGGTTCAGATGGATAATGGGGCTCCTGCTGAGGAAGATGCAACCTCCGCCGGGACCCCAGCTTATCAGGCACCACCATATTCTGACTCTTTTGTTACCTATGATGAACCCGAATCACTGTTTGAACGTATATTCAGCGGCCCAACCCGTCAAATTATTGTAAAAGTGATGCAGGCAGACATTACTAGCTTGTCGGTTGGCGCGATAGTTAATCCAGCAAATGGGAGGCTCCAACATAATGGGGGCCTTGCTAAATTAATTTGTGAGAAAGGGGGTGAGGCCATACAGCGTGACTCTAATATCTATATTCAGAAACATGGAGAGGTATCAGTGGGGGGTATAGCTGCCACCGGGCCCGGAGATTTACCCTGTAATTTAATCATCCATGCAGCAGGGCCAGTGTATAGGGACTATGCTCCAGAAAGAGCCAAACAGCTCCTCCAAGCCGTTGTCCGGACATCCCTAATCTATGCTTCCAGCCTCAATAGTGCGGCCATGCCCAGACGCACTATAGCGTTCCCTCCCATTTCTGGTGGTCTTTTCGGGTATCCCATAAAAGAATGTGTCAAACATATAGTCCAAGCAGTACTCAGTACGATCAGAGGATCACCCCTCAATCTTGAAAGTATTCTGCTTGTTGCCAATGACTCTGTCAGGCCACTGCTTTTTCAAGCCGCCTGTGCTACCTCAGACACGGTCCGCTCTTTTCCTATTGTAAAAGCAGAACACGGAAATGCTCCTCCCGTCCCCCAACCATGGAGTGAAGACGTTCCGGAAGGAGCAGTTAGGTACATCAAATTCACGCCCCAACAAAGCTCCACCCTCTTACAGCAACTCCCCGATCCGGAAGACAAGCCCATGCCCTTTTATAGAATGTTACGTCAGATTCAGCAGAACTACTCCGCAACATGGGCTGATTTAAAATCTCTCACCATGTTAAAAGCGGGAGACTCATTTTGGCCCCTTGTTGAGAAATCCCTCAATGATGCTAGGATAGTTGACGTCACAGACTATAAATCTGGAGAAGACTTCCTAGAACAAATACAACTATGGGCCCAGGATAGACTCACAGAGCAGACTCAATCACTAAAGGATGTCACCCAAGAAGCTACTGAATCAGTTGAGAATGTCATACTAGACTACTCCAAATGTTTAGAGATATGGGATTCTCCACCAGCAATAAATTACAAGCCAATctgctag